In Hippoglossus hippoglossus isolate fHipHip1 chromosome 11, fHipHip1.pri, whole genome shotgun sequence, the sequence ACACAGATCGGAGATCATTAATATCAGATGTGTGAACAGCTGAGACACCCAGGCAGGAGCTCAGAAAGTGTAATGAATTTCCACtgtctttcctccctctgtttcagAGTATGATATCATCTATTGTAAATAGCACTTACTATGCAAATGTCTCAGCTGCCAAGTGTCACGAGTTTGGTCGATGGTACAAGCACTTCAAGAAGACCAAATGCTTCAAAGGTGAGGGATTTCAATCGAGCCTGCAAAAGACAAGCGCCCATGATTAGTTTTACAGCATGTCTGTAGTCCACATAAACTACATGCTAATTGTATGTTTTAGCTGGCAAAAAATATCCCTCTTCCTTTTCATATCGACaggtaataatataaaaaatgtgttcttGCCGAAAGCTAAATTTCTCCCTTAagatataaaacagtttttcttttattttcccagATTCTTTTAATGTTGTCTTGCCACCCACAACTTGACTCACAGCACACGTAAAATCAATCATATTTAGTAAGCAATTCATCCTGgtttgaatatttaatgtgcTACATTTTCAACGTGAACATGAATTGGTAAGTAGTATGGATTTCGGGTGCACTGTTAATATTACATGTGTTGATAATTACATCtttgctttccttttttcttcaccAGAGATTGACAGCTTCTCTGAGCAGTCTGCACATATTACCCTCAcccagcagccaatcacaggtaCCGAGCAGAGCTCAACCCTTCTTTTCCCTCGAGGAGGAGTAGCCGGCATGTGTGCTCACCCACCCCTCGGCCTACGCCCTCCTGCGCTGGTGACCCAACCTCTCAGCCCCCAAATGGTTAACCAGCAGCTGGTGATGGCCCAGTTTCTCAACCAGCAGTATGCTGTTAGCCGCATGCTGGCGAGCCAGGGCCTCTCGCCGTCCCCGCAACAGTATCTCAACCACCCCCCTGTGGTGAGAGCCAACGTCTTCGCCTCAGAGTCCCAAGCTCCACAGCAGGGGCAGTGCGGCCCAGGGGGAGGCCCTGCTGCCGGGCCTCCGAACCAGGCACCGGCTGGCTCTTCAGGGGGCCAGTGCGACGTGCCGCTGGAAATCTACCACTGTGTGAGGGAGGAGCTGAAGAGAGCAGGCATCTCCCAAGCCATCTTTGCCCGGGTGGCTTTTAACAGGACCCAGGTATGGAAAAGAGGGGCAGCCCAAGATTATGATCTGAATGAAAATGCTAAAAGCTTTGCAGCAACACTAAAAGCCTGTTTTCTGGTGATTATCTGCTGGAAGGGTTCTCTTGTGTTGCGGTGGTACGTAAGTGTGTTctatgtgaatatgtgtgtttggTGGTTGGCATGTTGGCATGGCCTTTGCCGCAGTGCACCCCCACCCCAACgcacatgtgtgtatgtatgaatgtgtgtgtctgtgccagctctctgcagcacaaaagCTGGTGCCAGCGATGAAGCAGCTGCTGGGCCAACTAATCACAACCCCTTGGAGAaattctgtctccctctctacctcttCCTCTAGCTCACTATCCCTCCATCGTGCCACCTTTCACTCTGGCAgccttttttattcatttaaaatctaCCTCGTACTGCCAATCTATCTCTCTTTTCTAATCTTTCCCTTCTTCTGCCTCTCATTCCCCTCATTTCGCATCCATTATCTCCCTCTACCATCGCCTCTAACACTAAAATGCAACGTTATCTGTGTCCATTATAgtacattcacaaacacaccaacagaaATGGAGCTCAAAGGACGGGCTAAGcccattgttattattattattactgtcaTCAGTTATTATCCACCCCCATGTCTCCCCGTTGCCGAATCCGAGGTGCCAGGCGTACAAGTTGGGCATGGGGCCAAGATGCCATCTAAAAGCGAGGGAACCATTCGTCATTTGGCGATTCATGTAAAGCCTCCTTCTATTTGGAAGGCAGAGTTGGTTGGGTGGATTCAACGATGATCCAGGATTTGAATAAGAAGGCTGGTTCCCTCTTATGTCATTTCATTGCCAGCATGAAATCTGATTTCTTTTCAGGAAGGAAGCCCTGCAATCTGCATGGGACGTTTGAAGGCTTTCCTGCATAGACAGATACACGCAGAGTGACGCTAACACTAGAGACAAGTAGTGTGCTTAGCACCGACTGGGACCTGGCTCTGTATCTTCTGTAGCTGTGAAACACTTCAGTGTAGGAGATCAAGCTGGATATgagtgttttccaaattctttCTGGTGTGTAAGAAACTTTACATCTATGATCTTAACATAAAGATAAAggaaaaataacttaaatacaAGTGGTTCCCTGATATCAATTGTCTGTGAGATAATAACGTTGTCAAGTCACAAAATCAGTCACTATTTGAATTATAATGTGTTTCTAAATGTTATTTTGATCATGCCAATATACAGCCTGTATGAATTTTGCGTATGGTATTATTTATCCACGTACATTTCTTTGCTTGCACTAATCAATGAGTGTCGATGTTTGTGCTTGTGCATGTTTTTACCAGGGCCTGCTGTCAGAGATCCTGCGTAAGGAGGAGGACCCCAAACACGCCTCCCAGTCTCTGCTGGTCAACCTGCGAGCCATGtacagcttcctgctgctccccGAGGCAGAGAGGGAGCGCATCTaccaggaggagaaagagaggagccTGACCGGATTCATCCCCAGCTGCAACAACACGCCGCCGAGATCTACGCAGGTCAGCCAGCAGACGCACGGAGAGACAGAGGCATAAAATTAACACTCAGTTTGACTAAAGTTCATTCGTTGTAAAACTCCATTATATCTTCGCAAAAGCAAACATAGGTGATTTTCAGCATGTTCGGCTGTGAAAGATTGATTTGACGAAATTGTGCAAGAACACTGAGATGATTAGGTTATTTTAAAAGACGGTGAATGGTGAAGGAAAttataaacaattaaaaatcatCATCATGGGAGTTGTAAAGTTGCCGATGTTGGTCATCCCCGAGGATCCTGGATTTCCAAGCAATGTCTCATCCTACATTTAGTGATCCCTTAATGACCATCGCTCTCGACTGAATATAAATCACCACATTAAAATAGAtccagatctttatttggatttccaccaaatttcacaaactcaaagatatcagttccctaaatattacagatttgtttcatcaagatccattaaatATTCTCTAAGAAACTAAGAATCACACCGAATCTCGCAATgtaaaaaaattcctggatttgtTTCACTCTTCTGTTTATCCCCATTGTTTATGGCCAAATCCTGGCATTTTCAGCATTGCATAAAGGATACGTTCCCTCCCTGGCTTCCCTTTCTTCAAGACTTGAAACTTATGTGTTATTGACAGTGTATTGCAACTAATGCTGGTTACTCAGATTAATGTAGCTTGCATTTAAACCcactctctttgtctctctgtcttcctgtctgtcacttTTTAGGCGAGACTCTCCCCGGTTTCAGCAGACAGAGGGCTGAAGACGGAAAGCTGCGTTCTCAACGTCAGCTCCAACATCTACGAGGAGATCCAGCACGAGATGAAGAGAGCCAAGGTGTCTCAGGCCCTGTTTGCAAAGGTGGCCGCCTCCAAGAGTCAGGTATATCCGCATGAAGGTTTCcagttttaaacacacacatattgctCCTAATCATTGCACTGCTTGATTGCTCAAATTTAGCATCCCAGATTAGTCCATCTCCCCAGTTAAAGCAAGGATGGCTACTGTGTGTGGAGGGAAGCCCAGATAATCAAGCAGCAGCTGTACTCTGCAGAGCACTATCAGTGCATCAGACTGCTATTGTGTCCTAAATTATCGCTTTAATAGCTGccatacacacgtacacaccaCTTATTTGTGCACACAGACATACTGTACGAGTGTGAGTACACGCAATCGCACGAGAGCACACAGGCCCACAAATGCActtgtgcacatacacacaagcatgATTTGAGTGTTTATTGTTCTCATTTTTATGGCGGCTCCATAAGCTTGTTATTGCCTTTTGTTTTGAGGATAATTTCCCTTCATGGAATGGGGGGATTTTAGCTGTCTCGTTTTCCCTTCCCCTTGTGCATGTCTCCAGTTTccagctttctttctttctttccttctgtctttccttccttccttccttccttcgtTTTTTTACAGCATAGCCTCGCTCTCGTCTCATCACCATGATGTTTAGAGGTCATTCAGCGGTCATGCCAGTACAGACAGGTGGTCCAAAAGCCCTGAGGTTCTTTTTCTATCTTTTCACTGGCCTCAATTTCTAACGTGCTTTCTCTATCtactctgttcctctctctctcgctctctctatTACCCGGTTGTTTGGCAGGCAGAACCATGCTGGATCACTCTGTTCTATCTGCACTGTGCATCTGGATGGCATTGTGTGCTAGAGTTGGGCTTCAGCCAGGTGTGCGTGCATCTGCATGAGTGTTTGTGCGCATTgggctggtgtgtttgtgtgaatttaCTCGATGCGAGGGTATCAGCCTCCTCACCAACGTAATCATGCTCTAGTTCATGAATCTGAAACTCGCTGGCTCCATGTTCCTCAATCTGCTGCTCACAAGTTTCCACTGTCGTGATGCAGAAACAATTCCAGCTAATATGAAAATGTCTCCATGATCTTGCATCTTTGCCATTAGAGCATCTTTAACcacagaaaacaagaaataGACACCAGTCTTAATATCTACCAGTTCTACCGTTTAATGGCTGATAGTTATCACTACTTATATCTGCTTAAATTCGAATTACTCACAAAATCAATTAGATAATCAGCGTACTGTGGTGACATGAGTCAAAACTCATCATATATATTTCCATGGTGCCATGGCAATTTTGGTGTCCCAAAGCTATTTTTACCTTCCACCAGAGGTTCAAACTAAAGAAGAGACCAgatgattacattttaattatgtatGTGTAATTTTGCCCATATGTACTTAATACCAcacaaacatccatccatccatccatccatccatccatccatcatctttaCGGCTTATCCTTTGAGTACACCCTGGTAAACAGCTTATCACAGCAGGGCTGACGTATAGGAGCAAACAAacacctacagacaatttaAACAGTCCAATTAACCTAATGGGAGAGCATGCAAAATCTGCCAACCCACTGTCAGGTTTGAAaccagaaccttcttgctgtgaggctaACCACTGGACCACTGTGCTGCCACCATACAAACTTAAAAATACACTTTGCAGCATGGCGAGGTTAGCTTTACTTAGCTTTATCATCAGCTGTGGGATCAAATGACAGATTAAGATAGAAGGTTATTTTTGAGTTATATAATATGAACCTGTTGAGATAGAAATATTCACTTCACAGCCTTTTGTTTTAACATAATAGCTGATCAACAAATAGGTTTTTTCCTCAAGTTTTTCCTCTTGCTCGGGGAGTTGTCAGGTCAGGTCAGATAGATCTGCACCGCAGGAACAAACTAGACGTCACCGTCTTTTTAAGAACACCACAGGAATACAAATGTGTACTGACAAAGCGTCTTGACCTCTGGGTGACGGACAGAACATGTCATCCCTGTGTGCTTAGTCTAACCCAGTGGGTTACCTGGTcagctcatgtgtgtgtgtgtgtgtgtgtgtgtgttcctcctctAGGGCTGGCTGTGTGAGCTGCTGCGCTGGAAGGAGGATCCCAGTCCGGAGAACCGGACCCTGTGGGAGAACTTGTGCATGATCCGCCGATTCCTCAGCCTGTCCCAGACCGAGAGAGACTTCATCTAcgagcaggagagcagcagcacaatgGCACAGCAGCACTGCGCTGACAGGCTCGCGCTGCTCGGCAGTGACAATACACTGGTGAGACGACATAAGGAAGATAATCATTACACATGGACCACTGTTATAAGCACTCAATCTCTGAGATGTTCTTGAGAATAAATCCCCATTGTCACATAAGTTATATTTTATGTTACTACTGAAATAGCTGAATTGGAAAAGGTTTGTAATAAATAAGCTAGCAGATAAAAAACTCTAAGCTTAGAATCAACATGTTGAAGGATGGCTGTCGTGATCGTGAAGGCTTGAAGTGACCAGACTTTACTTTACACAGAATATGCtataaaaagaaacagcttAATGCCAAATATGCCAGAAAAAACGATGATTGCCATATTTATGCAACGATCCATGAGactaatttgtcatttttctttcactcctAAGCTAGAGCATAGATTGATGGCTTGATTAAAGAACCAACTCACAGTTaacatgtgaaataaaatattatgttGAATGGAATATCAGTGCATCTTTAAGAAGACATGTGTACTGGTTCATGGGTTCTGGATGGTTACACTCTGGTCTACCTCACATGTTGTGGCAGTTACAGATCATACAGTCTACactacatttgatttatttcccaaaCTAGACCAGGTATGATGTGCCTTTACTCATTCTGCTCCCCAGCCAATATCTACACATTGCAAATTTATGTCACCCCATCAATAAAAAGGTGACATGGTTTGACAGGGATTATTctgtgtatgaaaataaaacacatatgaaactaaactgaacaaatataatttaagaagtgaaaataatacaaaaaaaagttaGCAGATGGTATCATGCTAACATTTACCTAATTAAAATGACACTTCCTTTTTCAGTAGTCGCTTCCTCTATCATTATTAATCATAAGAAATGGTAGAATGGAGGGTTTTCAATTTGTTGTCTACTTTGACATGAGCTTCCCATCTAAAATGTAAGCAGCATATTTTTTTGCAActatttctactttttttttaaatagatcaggacattttcaataattttcGAATAGTTTTTTAATCatcctttttaatatttataattatcataattgtattacatattttttaattatttgataattatatatgcacaaaaaacaatgtCCTTGTTTTAAAAACCTATCAAATCAGTGAATATCTACATTAACACAGTGTAAATTAGTTGGTGTTGAAAATCTAAATTCCAGTAGACCCAGTATGGCTTGTACTCTTATTTTATTACTCTTTTCTCTCATCAGTACCAGCGCAACTCCCCTCTGCCACAGCAACACCATCTTCAACCTCATCACCCCCTTCAGCCTGAGGCGGgacctcacctgtctccacGGCAACCGTGCACCGCATCGCCAGCCGAGTCTGAGGTTGGGGTCAACTGGGGGCACCTGAGAGTGCGTTtgcagagcagaggcagcagcaatGGCGAGAGAGGGGACATGAAGGACTGGGCTGAGGGAGGACAAGGAGAGAGGGGCAGTTTGGGAGGAGACTGGGGTGGTTCCGGGAGATCAAGGGATACGGAAGGCAAGGAGCAGGCAATGGATGGAAGTGCGGGTGAGGAAGGCACAGATGAGATCACAAGAGACAGCCAAGAGGGCAAGGTGAAGGACAAGCTGTCTGTGAAGTGGCCTAATGTGAAGAATGAGAGCCAAGGTAGGGCTAGGGTTTGTTCAGAGGCAGATAATAATGAGGTCGAAGGTGGAGATGAGGCGCAAGGAGAGGGGCTAAAACTTTCCTGCGAAGCCCTGGGAATCCTACAGAGCTTCATCCAGGACGTGGGCCTCAACCCAGACGAGGAGGCGGTCCACACCCTGTCGGCTCAGCTGGGTCTGCCCAAACACATCATCCGCAGCTTCTTCAACAGCCAGGACCAAGGACGGGGTCAAGAACACGGCCGCTGTCAGCACCAGAGACTGAGCCCAAAACAGAGTCGAGACGACCCGCAtggctgcacagacacaaacctcCTCCTGCCGGACAATTCTACAGAGGAACAGGACGGGGAAAGTGATGGAAAGActgaaacagaacaaaaggAGGATGAGAAGCAAAGGGGGGGAAATGAATCGAGCGACGAAAGTGCTTTGAAAGAACTGGATGCTGGCACTCAAACCATTCCCCCTCTGAAGGAAGAGTGGGAGAGCTACATCTAACCCAAATACATCCATAAGCTTGGATGAGCCATAGCTTCTCTGTGAGCCTGGACATGCTTACAACACATCATTGGTCCACTTACAAATCAGCCCCTGTTCTATACTGTACAAATACTGActcacagtgttttggtgttaGGGTGTTATTTAGGCATTGGTCCTAAAAGACTGAGGAAAGGCATAAAGCGGAATAACTGTACCAGAGACCTACATTACCCCAACCGTACCCTATTATTTACCCAAAATGCACTTGAGACAGAAAGTAACTGTGactatactgtatatacagataaTGTTACTAAACAACTCCTGAGTGTAGATACATGTGTCTGgactaataataatcaatacaaTGGGCCTCAGATAACATATCAgtgtttaaaaagaataattgCAATTCGTTGACTGATGTAAATTTAGATATGTTCATACCAGAAATGCCTTGTCAGATGTGGCACTGCCAGTTTGCTTTTCTATGATCAATATCACTAGAttcctgcttgttttttttgttgcttagtctttattttgtgtcttGAATCCGAATTTGTCCGTTTAAAGTTCGAGGGAATATAATCAGGAATCGCGCCGCTATTTCCAACATTGTTCTCGTCCATGTTTGTCATCACACTGTTCACGTAGATACACTGCACATACCTCTGCTGTTGTCTGGTTGTGTGTACCTAACcggatgaaaacatcacctcctttgCGACAGTAAAAATCAGGTTCAGAGGAAATTAGAAAGAAGAATCACATATAATACAGGACATCTTATGCTTGAtgaagtaataaataaaacagtgattGAGTTATCTGTTATCTAAATCATCATGATTTACATAAAGTATTTTTATGGATGCATGAATTTGCGAGTCTCTCAAAATATAGCTGTAAGTGTTACATTTGCACATCTTGTGTTCTTTGTGTTATTTATCATACAAAGCAAACGCAGACAATTCAAAGGCAAAGAATAGTGTTTGCTCTTGCTCTCAGTTGTTCTCATAGTTCCCACACGCTGTGCTGTATGGAAGTGAGTGCTCAAAGACTGTGGACTACAAATGTAGGACTGAGGTCATGCTGTGTGTacataaaagattaaaaactaaatgtcagcattttttatttgcaaaaatATAAGACATTACCACTTTGTCCTAATTGTATGTTTGTGTTACTTTAACCTGTTCTGTCTATCTGATCTTCCAGTGGGAACAAACGCTCACATTGTCTGCGAAACAATCGGACATAATAAAGACTTATGTGTTTTGAGAGAAAGCCTCCACAGATAACTTTTAACTTAAAACTAGAAAATTCCTCCCGGGAAAATGTTGAATGTGTGCCTGGTGCTTGTTGCCGGGTTCAGagactgtttcagtttgagagagagagagagacacagactggctggtttaagagagggagagtgagaaagagactGTGCCGTTTTGatagagtgagacagagagtaacagagtgagagaggcTATTATTTAACCTCTCACATGTCAAACAAGCTCTACCACTTTTTCATGATccaggttagagagaga encodes:
- the satb1a gene encoding DNA-binding protein SATB1a isoform X2, encoding MDTLCNGAKKSEGSDPVVDPRPPPAKLARLEQNGAGPSAQERSRQGSPVAKNPCLAPNSTAGRPQGKNWHSRGSVLPVFCVVEHRESQMDGERREEHSEFVLVKRDLLFNQLIEMALLTLGYSHSSAAQAKGLIQVGRWNPVPLSCVTDAPDATVADMLQDVHHVITLKIQLHSCPKLEDLPAEQWSHSTVRNALKELLKDMNQSSLAKECPLSQSMISSIVNSTYYANVSAAKCHEFGRWYKHFKKTKCFKEIDSFSEQSAHITLTQQPITGTEQSSTLLFPRGGVAGMCAHPPLGLRPPALVTQPLSPQMVNQQLVMAQFLNQQYAVSRMLASQGLSPSPQQYLNHPPVVRANVFASESQAPQQGQCGPGGGPAAGPPNQAPAGSSGGQCDVPLEIYHCVREELKRAGISQAIFARVAFNRTQGLLSEILRKEEDPKHASQSLLVNLRAMYSFLLLPEAERERIYQEEKERSLTGFIPSCNNTPPRSTQARLSPVSADRGLKTESCVLNVSSNIYEEIQHEMKRAKVSQALFAKVAASKSQGWLCELLRWKEDPSPENRTLWENLCMIRRFLSLSQTERDFIYEQESSSTMAQQHCADRLALLGSDNTLYQRNSPLPQQHHLQPHHPLQPEAGPHLSPRQPCTASPAESEVGVNWGHLRVRLQSRGSSNGERGDMKDWAEGGQGERGSLGGDWGGSGRSRDTEGKEQAMDGSAGEEGTDEITRDSQEGKVKDKLSVKWPNVKNESQGRARVCSEADNNEVEGGDEAQGEGLKLSCEALGILQSFIQDVGLNPDEEAVHTLSAQLGLPKHIIRSFFNSQDQGRGQEHGRCQHQRLSPKQSRDDPHGCTDTNLLLPDNSTEEQDGESDGKTETEQKEDESALKELDAGTQTIPPLKEEWESYI
- the satb1a gene encoding DNA-binding protein SATB1a isoform X1, whose amino-acid sequence is MDTLCNGAKKSEGSDPVVDPRPPPAKLARLEQNGAGPSAQERSRQGSPVAKNPCLAPNSTAGRPQGKNWHSRGSVLPVFCVVEHRESQMDGERREEHSEFVLVKRDLLFNQLIEMALLTLGYSHSSAAQAKGLIQVGRWNPVPLSCVTDAPDATVADMLQDVHHVITLKIQLHSCPKLEDLPAEQWSHSTVRNALKELLKDMNQSSLAKECPLSQSMISSIVNSTYYANVSAAKCHEFGRWYKHFKKTKCFKEIDSFSEQSAHITLTQQPITGTEQSSTLLFPRGGVAGMCAHPPLGLRPPALVTQPLSPQMVNQQLVMAQFLNQQYAVSRMLASQGLSPSPQQYLNHPPVVRANVFASESQAPQQGQCGPGGGPAAGPPNQAPAGSSGGQCDVPLEIYHCVREELKRAGISQAIFARVAFNRTQGLLSEILRKEEDPKHASQSLLVNLRAMYSFLLLPEAERERIYQEEKERSLTGFIPSCNNTPPRSTQARLSPVSADRGLKTESCVLNVSSNIYEEIQHEMKRAKVSQALFAKVAASKSQGWLCELLRWKEDPSPENRTLWENLCMIRRFLSLSQTERDFIYEQESSSTMAQQHCADRLALLGSDNTLYQRNSPLPQQHHLQPHHPLQPEAGPHLSPRQPCTASPAESEVGVNWGHLRVRLQSRGSSNGERGDMKDWAEGGQGERGSLGGDWGGSGRSRDTEGKEQAMDGSAGEEGTDEITRDSQEGKVKDKLSVKWPNVKNESQGRARVCSEADNNEVEGGDEAQGEGLKLSCEALGILQSFIQDVGLNPDEEAVHTLSAQLGLPKHIIRSFFNSQDQGRGQEHGRCQHQRLSPKQSRDDPHGCTDTNLLLPDNSTEEQDGESDGKTETEQKEDEKQRGGNESSDESALKELDAGTQTIPPLKEEWESYI